The following proteins are co-located in the Helicobacter acinonychis genome:
- a CDS encoding bifunctional riboflavin kinase/FAD synthetase → MLNFLSISSEPKIKSLAIGKFDGLHLGHQALFKELKDPKALLVIEKEHYTKGYLTPLKYRAKLVNMPLFFVYLEEISRLNALDFLELLKKKFPNLERLVVGYDFKFGYQRQNNALFLKEHFKESIIVPEVKVQNISVHSKTIRLALDHGDLSLANKLLGRPYEVCGEVIKGQGLGHKELAPTLNLKTKDFILPSFGVYASLVKIKDQTYQRSVSFIGNRLSTDQNFAIECHVLDTIIENPPKELALRLVEKIRDNMHFNSLKELKNQIQQDISIAKEILR, encoded by the coding sequence ATGTTGAATTTTTTATCCATTTCAAGCGAGCCTAAAATTAAAAGCTTAGCGATCGGCAAATTTGATGGCTTGCATTTAGGCCATCAGGCTCTTTTTAAAGAATTAAAAGATCCTAAAGCGCTTTTAGTCATAGAAAAAGAACATTACACTAAAGGCTATTTAACCCCCCTAAAATACCGTGCTAAACTCGTGAATATGCCTTTATTTTTTGTGTATTTAGAAGAGATTTCACGCTTAAACGCCCTAGATTTTTTAGAGCTTTTAAAAAAGAAATTCCCCAATTTAGAACGCTTGGTGGTGGGCTATGATTTCAAATTTGGATACCAGCGGCAAAATAACGCTTTATTTTTAAAAGAGCATTTTAAAGAAAGTATTATTGTGCCTGAAGTGAAAGTCCAAAATATTAGCGTGCATTCTAAAACCATAAGATTAGCCCTAGATCATGGCGATTTGTCTTTAGCCAACAAGCTTTTAGGCAGACCTTATGAAGTGTGTGGGGAAGTCATTAAGGGGCAAGGTTTGGGACATAAAGAATTAGCACCCACTTTAAATTTAAAAACCAAAGATTTTATCCTCCCTAGCTTTGGGGTGTATGCAAGTTTAGTGAAAATAAAAGATCAAACCTATCAAAGAAGCGTGAGTTTTATAGGGAATCGTTTAAGCACGGATCAAAACTTCGCCATAGAATGCCATGTCCTTGATACGATCATAGAAAACCCACCCAAAGAACTCGCTTTGCGTTTGGTTGAAAAAATACGAGACAACATGCATTTTAATTCCTTAAAAGAGCTTAAAAATCAGATCCAGCAAGACATCTCAATAGCCAAAGAGATTTTGAGATAA
- the tlyA gene encoding 23S rRNA (cytidine-2'-O)-methyltransferase TlyA, with translation MRLDYALFDQHLVSSREKAKVLILKNQVLVNKIVISKPSFMVKENDKIELVATNLFISRAGEKLGAFLENYLIDFKEKVVLDVGASKGGFSEMALLKGAKKVLCVDVGKMQLDENLKKDKRVECYEECDIRAFKTTEKIDLVLCDVSFISLYCILEAILPLSHEFLVLFKPQFEVGRKIKRNKKGVVVDKEAILNALENFKNHLKTKDFQILKIQESLVKGKNGNVEFFIHFKRA, from the coding sequence ATGCGCCTAGATTACGCCTTATTTGATCAGCATTTAGTGAGTAGCAGAGAAAAAGCGAAAGTGCTGATTTTAAAAAACCAGGTTTTAGTTAATAAAATAGTGATCTCTAAACCCTCTTTTATGGTTAAAGAGAATGATAAAATTGAATTAGTTGCTACAAACTTATTCATTAGCAGGGCTGGGGAAAAATTAGGGGCTTTTTTAGAAAACTACTTGATAGATTTTAAAGAAAAGGTTGTTTTAGATGTGGGAGCGAGCAAGGGGGGTTTTAGCGAAATGGCTCTTTTAAAAGGGGCTAAAAAGGTGCTTTGCGTGGATGTGGGGAAAATGCAATTAGATGAGAATTTGAAAAAAGACAAACGCGTAGAATGTTATGAAGAATGCGATATTAGAGCATTTAAAACGACAGAAAAAATAGATTTAGTGCTTTGCGATGTGAGCTTTATTTCCTTATATTGTATTTTAGAAGCGATTTTGCCTTTAAGTCATGAATTTTTGGTGCTTTTCAAACCGCAATTTGAAGTGGGCAGGAAGATAAAACGCAATAAAAAGGGGGTGGTGGTGGATAAAGAAGCGATTTTAAACGCTTTAGAAAACTTTAAAAACCATTTAAAAACAAAGGATTTTCAAATCTTAAAGATCCAAGAAAGTTTAGTGAAAGGGAAAAATGGGAATGTTGAATTTTTTATCCATTTCAAGCGAGCCTAA
- the pyrB gene encoding aspartate carbamoyltransferase has protein sequence MPKQCRHLLQTSDLSMDEIKLLLKKASVYANDFNAVSLEVKEKIHNKIIVALFFENSTRTVSSFEIASLRLGAKMVKLNMQTSSTSKGETLIDTFKNIHAMQPDAIIMRHAFSSAPFKLVEFSQCPLINAGSGTSAHPTQALLDLLTLYQHFGSLENLKGKKIAFIGDVKNSRVANSNIKLLQRLGLEIMLCAPSSMLPSTPLIKTTHHIGEAIEFADILMSLRTQTERHNTPIFASLKDYANAYCITQKRLYDHAKNKEVVILHPGPVHRDIDIESTMLEDRRSKVLEQVKNGVAMRMAVLEFLLVD, from the coding sequence ATGCCAAAACAATGCCGACACTTGCTCCAAACTAGCGATTTGAGCATGGATGAAATCAAGCTTTTATTAAAAAAAGCGAGCGTTTATGCGAACGATTTTAACGCGGTTTCTTTAGAGGTAAAAGAAAAAATACATAATAAAATCATCGTGGCTTTATTTTTTGAAAATTCCACTAGAACGGTGTCTAGCTTTGAAATCGCAAGCTTGAGGTTGGGGGCAAAAATGGTGAAATTAAACATGCAAACAAGCTCCACTTCAAAGGGTGAAACTTTAATAGACACTTTTAAAAATATCCATGCTATGCAACCTGATGCTATTATTATGCGCCATGCCTTTTCAAGCGCACCTTTTAAATTGGTAGAATTTTCACAATGCCCCTTAATCAATGCAGGGAGTGGTACAAGCGCTCATCCTACCCAAGCGTTATTGGATTTACTCACTCTTTATCAACATTTTGGTAGTTTAGAAAATTTGAAAGGGAAAAAAATCGCTTTCATAGGCGATGTGAAAAATTCAAGAGTGGCTAATAGCAATATCAAATTGCTCCAAAGACTAGGGCTTGAGATAATGCTATGCGCTCCAAGCTCCATGCTCCCTAGCACTCCTTTAATAAAAACGACGCACCACATTGGAGAAGCGATAGAGTTTGCAGATATCTTAATGAGCTTGAGAACCCAAACCGAACGCCACAATACGCCTATTTTTGCGAGCTTGAAAGATTATGCTAACGCCTATTGTATCACTCAAAAACGCTTATATGATCACGCTAAAAATAAAGAAGTGGTTATCCTGCATCCAGGTCCGGTGCATAGGGATATTGATATAGAAAGCACTATGTTAGAAGATAGGCGATCTAAAGTCTTAGAGCAAGTCAAAAATGGCGTGGCAATGCGCATGGCGGTGTTGGAGTTTTTATTGGTAGATTAA
- a CDS encoding ABC transporter ATP-binding protein, translating into MKLFFRRYSKYLKEHYKSFIVVLFSSLVVALSTAWGTYLVKPTLDEIFISKDTHMLKILPFLVILAYLGKSGGMYLGTYFTNFIGLDIIKKLRNAMLEILLKMEMDFFNRTKKGELIARITNDIGLIRASLSNYLSEGIREGLTIIGLVGVVIYQSPKLALVGLVIMPLAAIPIGKIIRKVKKLAKSHQESNAKITARLGEVFNNVEAIKISNGEKLEHKAFVKENEAFFKIGIKNIAVAEISSPLMEFLGSIAIALVIYLGGNEVIKGNISVGAFFSFITALFMLYTPIKRLTRIVSNFQEALVASDRIHEILERKPAIIDGALTLDNAIHTIEFKKVWLAYVPNSQERYVLSDISLKFQQNEIIALKGESGSGKSSLVNLILRLYEPSKGEIFINDQKIENITQKSLREKISVVTQRVFIFNGSVAENVAYGLEIDEIKIKECLKKAQALDFVEKMPNGIESVLDEFGANLSGGQRQRIAIARALYKDVQVLIFDEATSALDSVTEENIKQSILELKENRLIILISHNPSTLKLATKHVKLEHGRLIEC; encoded by the coding sequence TTGAAACTCTTTTTCAGGCGTTATTCTAAATATCTTAAAGAACATTATAAAAGTTTTATAGTGGTTTTATTTTCTTCTTTAGTGGTCGCTTTAAGCACGGCCTGGGGGACTTATTTGGTCAAGCCTACTCTAGATGAAATTTTTATCAGTAAAGACACTCATATGCTAAAAATTTTACCTTTTTTAGTGATTTTAGCGTATTTGGGTAAGAGTGGGGGTATGTATCTTGGCACTTATTTCACCAACTTTATTGGGCTTGATATTATTAAAAAATTACGCAATGCTATGCTAGAAATTCTTCTCAAAATGGAAATGGATTTTTTCAACAGGACTAAAAAGGGCGAATTGATCGCAAGGATCACCAATGATATAGGTTTGATTAGAGCCAGTTTGTCCAATTACCTTTCAGAGGGCATAAGAGAAGGGCTAACGATTATTGGATTAGTGGGGGTGGTGATTTATCAAAGCCCTAAATTGGCGTTAGTGGGGCTAGTGATCATGCCGCTAGCGGCTATTCCTATTGGTAAAATCATTCGTAAGGTTAAAAAACTCGCCAAATCCCACCAAGAGAGTAACGCCAAAATCACCGCCCGTTTGGGTGAAGTTTTTAACAATGTGGAAGCGATTAAAATCTCTAATGGCGAAAAATTAGAGCATAAGGCTTTTGTGAAAGAAAATGAAGCGTTTTTTAAAATCGGTATCAAAAATATCGCTGTAGCTGAAATTTCTTCGCCTTTAATGGAGTTTTTAGGATCGATTGCGATAGCGTTAGTGATTTATTTAGGGGGGAATGAAGTGATAAAGGGGAATATTAGCGTGGGGGCGTTTTTTTCTTTCATCACAGCCCTTTTTATGCTCTATACACCGATTAAACGCCTAACTAGGATCGTTTCTAATTTTCAAGAAGCTTTAGTCGCTAGCGATAGGATCCATGAAATTTTAGAAAGAAAGCCGGCTATTATTGATGGGGCATTAACGCTTGATAACGCCATACACACCATAGAATTTAAAAAGGTATGGCTCGCTTATGTGCCAAATAGCCAAGAGCGTTATGTCTTAAGCGATATTAGTTTGAAATTCCAACAAAATGAAATCATCGCTTTAAAAGGCGAAAGCGGGAGCGGTAAAAGCTCATTGGTGAATCTAATCTTACGCCTTTATGAGCCAAGCAAGGGCGAGATTTTCATCAATGATCAAAAAATAGAGAATATCACTCAAAAATCCTTGAGAGAAAAGATTAGCGTTGTCACTCAAAGGGTGTTTATTTTTAATGGGAGCGTGGCTGAAAATGTAGCGTATGGTTTAGAAATTGATGAAATAAAGATCAAAGAATGTTTGAAAAAAGCTCAAGCCTTAGATTTTGTGGAAAAAATGCCCAATGGTATAGAGAGCGTTTTAGATGAATTTGGTGCTAATCTTAGTGGTGGGCAACGCCAAAGGATCGCTATTGCAAGAGCCTTGTATAAAGATGTGCAAGTTTTAATCTTTGATGAAGCCACTTCTGCTTTGGATAGCGTCACAGAAGAAAATATTAAACAAAGCATTTTAGAGTTGAAAGAAAACCGCTTGATCATTCTTATCTCGCACAACCCAAGCACGCTTAAATTAGCCACTAAACATGTGAAATTAGAGCATGGGCGTTTGATAGAATGCTAA
- a CDS encoding restriction endonuclease — protein sequence MKKILLFILVILFSVGIYSAWHVLLEKSLELKLVTSSNDLLLKLLAILGVFSILVLFQGVISSYKECQLKRILQKIDAMNGFEFEEYSKIFFTSKGFEVSITQKSSDYGADLILEKDGVKWVVQAKRYSHKVSPKAIQEVVSSKAYYACEKACVITNSYFTQAAQKLAQANEVLLIDRDEWVRFLDGKDHKEM from the coding sequence ATGAAAAAGATTTTACTTTTCATTCTTGTCATTTTGTTTTCGGTAGGGATTTATTCAGCATGGCATGTTTTATTGGAAAAATCCCTAGAATTGAAACTAGTTACCTCATCTAATGATTTGCTTTTAAAATTGTTAGCGATTCTTGGCGTTTTTTCTATATTGGTGCTTTTTCAAGGCGTTATTTCTTCGTATAAAGAGTGCCAACTCAAACGCATTTTACAAAAAATAGACGCTATGAACGGCTTTGAATTTGAAGAATATTCTAAAATATTTTTCACTTCAAAGGGTTTTGAAGTTAGCATCACTCAAAAAAGCAGCGATTATGGAGCGGATTTGATTTTAGAAAAAGACGGTGTCAAATGGGTGGTTCAAGCCAAACGCTACTCACACAAAGTTTCGCCCAAAGCCATTCAAGAGGTGGTCTCTTCTAAAGCTTACTACGCTTGCGAAAAAGCTTGCGTGATCACCAATAGCTACTTCACGCAAGCGGCTCAAAAACTGGCTCAAGCTAATGAAGTGCTTTTAATTGATAGGGACGAATGGGTTAGGTTTTTGGATGGGAAAGATCACAAGGAAATGTAA
- a CDS encoding potassium channel family protein: protein MFKKLKFFKIKKDKENQPEVNLNSEIYEQFKVFRLPLILIQLLVLLGTLGYFALEDYTLVQAFFQATYTTSSTGFGSLNEGQFGPVSVFLSSILMFCGGGAIAFGVAILVSVVNKGTLTRLIKERDMIYKIARLKDHYVICYHNEYTIELSKQFRSAQIPFVVVDNDPNFEEEAIKHKYPYYIIGDPHTNLAMLKTHLSSARGVVALSKILSVNVALMVSVRLFEKELKRKPYYIIASAHSDEGLEKLKKLGADMVVSPTKLMAQRVSAMAVRPDMENILERFINKKDTLLDLEEVIVPKTSWLVLRKLKEAHFREIAKAFVIGITQKDGKYIPMPNGETIIASESKLLMVGTSEGVATCKQIIGSNHRPKEVDYISL from the coding sequence TTGTTTAAAAAGTTGAAATTTTTTAAAATCAAAAAAGATAAGGAAAATCAGCCAGAAGTCAATTTAAATTCTGAAATCTATGAACAATTTAAGGTCTTTAGACTCCCGCTTATTTTAATCCAATTACTCGTGCTTTTAGGCACTTTAGGATACTTTGCCCTAGAAGATTACACCCTTGTGCAAGCTTTCTTCCAAGCGACTTACACCACGAGCTCGACAGGTTTTGGCTCTTTAAATGAGGGTCAATTTGGACCTGTAAGCGTTTTTTTAAGCTCCATTTTAATGTTTTGTGGGGGAGGAGCGATTGCATTTGGCGTGGCTATTTTAGTCAGCGTTGTCAATAAAGGCACGCTCACCAGATTGATTAAGGAGAGAGACATGATTTATAAAATCGCGCGCCTTAAGGATCATTATGTGATTTGTTACCATAACGAATACACGATTGAATTGAGCAAGCAATTCCGCTCCGCTCAAATCCCTTTTGTGGTCGTGGATAATGACCCTAATTTTGAAGAAGAGGCTATCAAACACAAATACCCCTACTATATTATAGGCGATCCACACACCAATTTAGCCATGCTCAAAACCCACTTGAGCAGCGCTAGGGGCGTTGTGGCGTTGTCTAAGATTTTGTCGGTGAATGTAGCGTTAATGGTGAGCGTGCGCTTGTTTGAAAAGGAATTGAAACGCAAACCCTACTACATCATTGCGAGCGCTCATAGCGATGAAGGCTTGGAAAAATTAAAAAAATTAGGGGCTGATATGGTGGTTTCCCCTACAAAGCTTATGGCACAACGGGTGAGTGCGATGGCGGTGCGCCCAGATATGGAAAACATCTTAGAGCGTTTTATCAATAAAAAAGACACGCTATTAGATTTAGAAGAAGTGATTGTCCCTAAAACCAGTTGGCTTGTGTTAAGGAAACTAAAAGAGGCCCATTTTAGAGAGATCGCTAAAGCCTTTGTGATTGGGATCACTCAAAAAGATGGCAAATATATCCCCATGCCCAATGGAGAAACGATTATTGCAAGCGAATCCAAGCTATTAATGGTTGGCACTTCAGAGGGCGTTGCGACCTGCAAGCAAATCATTGGCAGCAATCACAGACCCAAAGAAGTGGATTACATTTCCTTGTGA
- the rpmB gene encoding 50S ribosomal protein L28: MARRCTLTFKGSMIGNHVSHANNKNKRRLLPNLRSIKIQLDDGTTRRIKVAASTLRTMRKGA; this comes from the coding sequence ATGGCAAGAAGGTGCACTTTAACTTTCAAAGGGTCTATGATAGGCAATCATGTAAGTCATGCAAACAATAAAAACAAGCGTCGCTTACTCCCTAATTTACGCTCTATTAAGATCCAATTAGACGACGGCACGACTAGACGCATTAAGGTGGCTGCTTCCACTTTAAGGACCATGCGTAAAGGGGCTTAG
- a CDS encoding HpaA family protein: MERLFFSQKLCFKTLIILGLSIALMSCAKKPVIETTPQNEQEKPIQVTKTIQTTQKVTPINFNYPVHVAKAAPNHRLIGILAPNIQMSANLKSYSALFQNALLDQIQSIFEKRGYQTLSFKDENALTSQDKKKLFALLDVKGWVGVLEDLKIHLKDPNKPNSNALINQSSGSVLFSLYEPESYRVIYDFKVGLGDFQAIVQAYNNLSLGFNLKNNLFAGLEKNKQDAIHQILNKIYALIMKKAITELTEKNISAYKEAIDKMKGFKTPTPKKRALDE; this comes from the coding sequence ATGGAGCGTTTATTTTTTTCTCAAAAACTCTGTTTTAAAACGCTAATTATTTTAGGGCTTTCAATCGCATTAATGAGTTGTGCAAAAAAACCAGTCATTGAAACAACGCCGCAAAACGAGCAAGAAAAACCAATTCAAGTTACTAAAACCATTCAAACCACTCAAAAGGTAACGCCAATCAATTTTAACTACCCTGTGCATGTTGCAAAAGCCGCACCAAATCATCGTTTGATTGGTATTTTAGCACCCAATATTCAAATGAGCGCCAATCTAAAATCTTATAGCGCCTTGTTCCAAAACGCCCTACTTGATCAAATCCAAAGTATTTTTGAAAAAAGAGGCTATCAAACGCTTTCTTTTAAAGATGAAAACGCTCTAACTTCGCAAGATAAAAAGAAGCTTTTTGCACTTTTAGATGTGAAAGGGTGGGTAGGCGTTTTAGAAGATCTAAAAATCCATTTAAAAGACCCTAACAAGCCTAATTCAAACGCTCTCATCAATCAAAGTTCAGGCTCTGTGTTATTTAGTCTTTATGAGCCAGAGAGTTATCGCGTGATTTATGATTTTAAGGTAGGGTTGGGGGATTTTCAAGCAATCGTGCAAGCCTATAATAATCTTTCTTTAGGGTTTAATCTTAAAAACAATCTTTTCGCCGGTTTAGAAAAGAATAAGCAGGATGCGATACACCAGATTTTAAACAAAATCTACGCTTTAATCATGAAAAAAGCCATAACAGAATTGACAGAAAAAAATATTTCTGCATACAAAGAGGCGATTGATAAGATGAAAGGTTTCAAAACCCCTACCCCTAAAAAACGAGCTTTGGATGAGTGA
- the mraY gene encoding phospho-N-acetylmuramoyl-pentapeptide-transferase, giving the protein MLYSLLYGYFNINLFQYLTFRAGLGFFIAFFLTLFLMPKFILWAKAKKANQPISSFVPSHQNKKDTPTMGGIVFVFATIIASLLCASLGNPYVLLGIIVLVGFSFVGFRDDYTKINQQSNAGMSAKMKFGMLFVLSLVVSVLLSVKGLDTFLYAPFLKNPLFEMPTALAVGFWVLVFLSASNAVNLTDGLDGLASVPSIFTLLSLSIFVYVAGNAEFSKYLLYPKVIDVGELFVISLALIGSLFGFLWYNCNPASVFMGDSGSLALGGFIAYNAIVSHNEILLVLMGSIFVIETLSVILQVGSYKTRKKRLFLMAPIHHHFEQKGWAENKVIVRFWIISMLSNLVALLSLKVR; this is encoded by the coding sequence ATGCTCTATTCTCTATTATATGGCTATTTTAATATCAATCTTTTCCAGTATTTGACTTTTAGAGCAGGGTTAGGGTTTTTCATAGCCTTTTTTCTCACGCTTTTTTTAATGCCTAAATTCATTCTATGGGCAAAGGCTAAAAAGGCTAACCAACCCATTTCTAGCTTCGTGCCAAGCCACCAAAACAAAAAAGATACCCCTACGATGGGCGGCATTGTTTTTGTCTTTGCAACCATTATTGCGAGCTTGTTGTGCGCGTCTTTGGGTAATCCTTATGTGTTGTTAGGGATAATCGTGTTAGTGGGCTTTAGTTTTGTGGGTTTTAGAGACGATTACACTAAAATCAACCAACAAAGTAATGCTGGAATGAGCGCAAAAATGAAATTTGGCATGCTTTTTGTCCTTTCGCTTGTGGTTTCTGTTTTATTGAGCGTTAAGGGGTTGGATACTTTTTTGTATGCACCTTTTTTAAAAAACCCCTTGTTTGAAATGCCCACGGCTTTAGCGGTTGGTTTTTGGGTGTTGGTTTTTTTATCTGCGAGTAATGCGGTGAATTTAACCGACGGACTAGACGGATTAGCGAGCGTGCCTAGCATTTTCACTCTCTTAAGCCTTTCTATTTTTGTGTATGTGGCAGGGAATGCGGAATTTTCTAAATACTTGCTTTATCCTAAAGTCATAGATGTAGGGGAATTGTTTGTTATTTCGCTAGCGTTAATCGGATCGCTTTTTGGCTTTTTGTGGTATAACTGCAACCCAGCAAGCGTGTTTATGGGCGATAGTGGGAGTTTGGCTTTAGGGGGGTTTATCGCTTATAACGCTATTGTTTCGCATAATGAAATCTTATTGGTTTTAATGGGGTCTATTTTTGTAATAGAAACTTTATCGGTGATCTTGCAAGTAGGGAGCTATAAAACCCGTAAAAAACGCCTTTTTTTAATGGCACCCATCCATCATCATTTTGAGCAAAAGGGTTGGGCAGAAAATAAAGTGATTGTGCGTTTTTGGATCATTTCTATGCTGAGTAATTTAGTCGCTCTTTTAAGCTTGAAGGTGCGTTAA
- the murD gene encoding UDP-N-acetylmuramoyl-L-alanine--D-glutamate ligase — MKISLFGHGKTTLALARFLKKNHNEVGFFDDKFTSSFKDGEGFLCYPSKDFNPNDSQLEIVSPGISFMHPLVIKAKHLVSEYDYIDSLFDSSFTPTMISISGTNGKTTTTEMLTTLLEDFKAVSGGNIGTPLIELFEKQSPLWVLETSSFSLHYTNKAYPLIYLLINVELDHLTWHCNFENYLNAKLKVLTLMPKTSLAILPLKFKEHSSVQNSQVQKIFFDKGEEILENLAIPSNALSFKGAFLLDAALAILTYERFLKINHLKWQDYKENALKRLNAFKIGSHKMEEFRDKKGRLWVDDSKATNIDATLQALKTFKKQKIHLILGGDIKGVNLTPLFEELKHYEISLYAIGSSTFIIQALAQEFNLVCKVCLELEKAVGEIKSVLQQNEVALLSPSAASLDQFSSYKERGEKFKAFVLRD, encoded by the coding sequence ATGAAAATCTCTTTGTTTGGGCATGGAAAAACCACTCTAGCACTAGCGCGTTTTTTAAAAAAAAACCATAACGAAGTGGGATTTTTTGATGATAAATTCACTTCATCTTTTAAAGATGGAGAGGGTTTTCTTTGTTATCCTAGTAAGGATTTTAACCCCAATGATTCCCAACTAGAAATAGTCAGCCCTGGCATTAGTTTTATGCACCCTTTAGTGATAAAAGCCAAGCATTTAGTGAGCGAATACGATTATATTGATAGCCTGTTTGATTCTTCTTTCACGCCCACGATGATAAGCATTAGCGGCACCAATGGTAAAACCACCACGACAGAAATGCTCACCACGCTTTTAGAAGATTTTAAGGCTGTGAGTGGGGGAAACATCGGCACGCCCTTGATTGAATTGTTTGAAAAACAATCGCCCTTGTGGGTGTTAGAAACAAGCTCTTTTTCTTTGCACTACACTAACAAGGCTTACCCTTTAATTTATTTGCTCATCAATGTGGAGTTGGATCATTTAACCTGGCATTGCAATTTTGAAAATTATTTGAACGCTAAACTCAAGGTTTTAACATTGATGCCTAAAACTTCCCTAGCTATCCTCCCTTTAAAATTCAAAGAACATTCAAGCGTTCAAAATTCGCAAGTGCAAAAAATCTTTTTTGATAAGGGTGAAGAGATTTTAGAAAATTTAGCAATCCCTTCTAACGCCCTTTCTTTTAAGGGAGCGTTTTTATTAGACGCCGCATTAGCCATTTTAACTTATGAGCGATTTTTAAAAATAAACCATCTAAAATGGCAAGATTATAAAGAAAACGCCCTTAAAAGATTGAACGCTTTCAAAATTGGTTCGCATAAAATGGAGGAATTTAGGGATAAAAAGGGGCGTTTGTGGGTAGATGACAGCAAGGCCACTAATATTGATGCTACCCTACAAGCCCTAAAAACTTTTAAAAAACAAAAAATCCATTTGATTTTAGGGGGCGATATTAAAGGGGTCAATTTAACCCCCCTTTTTGAAGAGTTGAAACATTATGAAATAAGCCTTTATGCGATAGGCTCAAGCACTTTTATTATCCAAGCGTTAGCGCAAGAATTTAATCTTGTTTGTAAGGTTTGCTTGGAGTTAGAAAAGGCGGTTGGAGAAATTAAAAGCGTTTTGCAACAAAATGAAGTTGCTTTGCTTTCACCTAGCGCGGCTAGCTTGGATCAATTTTCTTCGTATAAAGAAAGGGGTGAAAAATTTAAGGCGTTTGTTTTAAGAGATTAA
- a CDS encoding HP0495 family protein, protein MPSNLEKPTIIYPCIWDYRVIMTTKDSSLLKELLEAYQRPFKLELKNTSKNARFYSFNASIEVANELERNEIFQKISQLKVVVHAL, encoded by the coding sequence GTGCCATCTAATTTAGAAAAACCCACCATCATTTACCCTTGCATTTGGGATTATAGGGTGATTATGACCACCAAAGATTCAAGCTTATTGAAAGAGCTTTTAGAAGCCTACCAACGCCCCTTTAAATTAGAATTGAAAAACACTTCTAAAAATGCTAGATTTTATAGCTTTAATGCATCCATTGAAGTGGCAAACGAGTTAGAACGCAACGAGATCTTTCAAAAAATTTCACAATTAAAGGTTGTGGTTCATGCACTTTAA
- a CDS encoding acyl-CoA thioesterase YbgC — MRCRVYYEDTDSEGVVYHANYLKYCERARSEFFFKKHVLPESEEGVFVIRSIKADFFTPASLGQVLEIRTKIKEFKKVSIVLFQEIYCVQNASLEAIAPFKVFASEIKFGFVDRHKYSPIAIPELFRELLSAI, encoded by the coding sequence ATGCGTTGTAGGGTGTATTATGAGGACACTGATTCTGAAGGCGTGGTCTATCATGCGAATTATTTGAAATATTGCGAGAGAGCTAGAAGCGAGTTTTTTTTTAAAAAACATGTTTTGCCAGAGAGTGAAGAGGGCGTGTTTGTCATCCGCTCTATCAAAGCGGATTTTTTCACCCCTGCAAGCCTTGGGCAAGTTTTAGAAATAAGAACGAAAATTAAGGAATTTAAAAAAGTTTCTATCGTGCTTTTTCAAGAAATTTATTGCGTCCAAAACGCTTCTTTAGAAGCTATTGCACCTTTTAAAGTCTTTGCTTCAGAAATCAAATTTGGCTTTGTGGATCGCCATAAATACAGCCCCATTGCCATTCCTGAATTGTTTAGGGAGTTGCTTAGTGCCATCTAA